The Microcoleus sp. FACHB-672 sequence GGAATTTCTACCACAAACTCCGCACCCTTTTCTGGAAATGAATTACAGGTTAATTTCCCTTTATGCTTTTCCACCACAATTTGATAGCTTGTTGATAACCCTAATCCACTTCCTTTCCCCACCTCCTTCGTTGTAAAAAAGGGATCAAACAAACGAGATTGCACTTCTTCGCTAATCCCGGCACCATTATCTTTAACTCTAATCGTAATACTCTCTAAGCCGGTTAACTCAGTGCTAATCCAAATCGTTGGAGGAGAAGATTCTGGAAAATCTTTTCCTATACCTAGCTCTAGAGCGTCTACGGCATTCTTTAAAAGATTTAGAAATACTTGATTCATCTGGCTAGCATAACAGGTAATTAAAGGTAAATTTCCATAGTTTTTGATCACTTTAATTTCAGCTCGGCTTCCTTCCTGCCTGAGTTGCGGCTGCAACAGAACTAAAGCACTATCAATTCCCTCATGAATATCTACAGCTTTAATATCCGATTCACCCAAGCGGGAAAAAATGCGTAATGCTAGGATGATTGTGTGGACGCGATCAACTCCCGTTTGCATTGAACTGATTAGTTTTTCAAGATCGACAACTAGGAAAGTCAGGTCAATTTGTTGAATAGCCTCTTGGATAGAAACTGAAGGATTGGGATATTCTTGCTGATAAAGATCGAGCAATTTTAGCAATTCTTTAATATATTGACGGGCAGGAGTAAGATTACCGGCAATAAAGCTAATCGGGTTATTAATTTCGTGAGCAATTCCAGCAACCAACTGGCTCAAGCTGAGCATTTTTTCTTTATGAATTAGTTGAGCTTGAGTTGTTTTGAGTTCCGTTAAAGCGTTTTTAAGCTGTGTGTTTTGAGTTTGAAGCTTATTTTGCAGAGTTTGGATAGTTAGTTGATTTTGAATCCGAACTAAAATTTCTTCAAGATGAAAAGGCTTAGTAATATAATCTACGCCTCCAACCTGAAACGCTTTTACTTTATCTAAAACATCATCCAATGCACTTAAAAAAATCACTGGAATTGTGCGAGTTTCATCGTCTTTTTTTAAAACCTCACAAACTTCATAGCCGTTCATTTCCGGCATATTAATATCTAATAAAATTAGATCAGGCGTAACGGTTTTTGCGGCAGTTAATGCCATTTTGCCATTAATTGCTTTACGAACACTATAGCCCTGTTCTACCAAAATAGAAGATAAAAAGCGAATATTATCCGGTGTGTCGTCAACAATCAAAATATCAGGTTTTTGAAGACTGTGCGGATGGTGAATCATTTGGCTTAACATAGAAAGGTGAATTAAGAAAATTTAGAGTTCATAAAAAACTGTTTTCAGAGTTTATTTTATCTGATATCATTAACTAAAGAATTGCTATGATTAGCAGTTTGACAAAAAATAATTAACTTATATAACTAAGTGTTATGACTTATTTCTTTAGCTTGATCAAGCGCCTTACCCGCAGTCACTAGCAGGGCTTCTGCTGGGAAAATTCCATGTTTGCGTATTAGATTGGCAATGCCCATGCTGAGGTCAAAAAATTGCTGGCATTTGATTTGGCGCGAACAATTTAAAATGGTTACCCCTCTGGTTGTATAGGTTTAGCTCCACACACAGCATTTTGAACGTCTGTAGCCAGTAAAACTGTACCCAACTCTTCTACACCGGCACCAGCCACTAAACCTTCAAACATCTTTCACCAGTGAGGTGCTGATATAATCAGGTCAGTTGCTTGTTTTTCTGCCAAAGGTTTAGAAAATAAGTAACCTTGACCAAAGCTACAGTTAAGATTCCTTAATTGAGCTAACTGTTCCCCTGTTTCAATGCCTTCTGCAATTACATTCATTTTAAATGCCTCGGCAATGCTCATAATGGCTGGGACAAGTCCTAAATTATCTGGGTTTCCATCCATGTGGCGCACGAAGGCGCGGTCAATTTTGAGGTTATCAACGGGAAAGGAATGGAGGTAACTCAGAGAAGAGTAACCCGTTCCGAAGTCGTCAATACTCAACTCGATGTGCCGTTCTCTTAGTTTTTGGAGAACATTAGCGGCGGATTTAGCATTATCCATAATTACACTTTCGGTAATTTCTAGTTTGATGGTGTGGGGATCAAGTTGCGTTTCCTTTAGAATTTGATCGATTTGTTCAATTAAGTCTGGTTGAGCAAACTGGCGCACCGAAAGATTGACACTCATCGTCAGGGGATATTTTGTGAGTCTTGCCTGATTCCAGAGGTGAAGCTGACGGCAAGCTTCGCGTAAAACCCAAGTGCCAATCGGATTAATTAAACCTGTTTCTTCTGCTAGAGGAATAAATGCTCCGGGAGGAATCAGCCCCCGCTGCCGGTGATGCCAGCGCACTAAAGCTTCAAACCCAACAATGGTGCCGGTGTTGAGCGCAATAATTGGCTGATAGTGGAGGATCAGTTCTTGTTGATTAACAGCTCTGCGAAGATCCGTTTCGAGATGCAAACTTTCGACGGCTGCATCGTGCATTGCCGGCTCAAAAACGCGATATTGACCTTTTCCGGAAGTCTTCGCGCGGTACATTGCTGTATCTGCATCCCGCAACAAATGTTCAGGCTGCTCGTAACTACAATTTCCCAAAGCGATGCCTATACTGGCATTAATAAACACTTCTTGTCGTTTCAGTGGAAAGGGTAAAGAGAACGCTTTAAGTATTCGCCCAGCTACTTGAGTAGCACAATTGAGTGCTTCAACTTCTGTTAGGAGGAACGCAAACTCATCACCACCCAACCGAGCGATCGTATCGTTTTTGCTCAGTAATCCTTCTACGCGACGTGCAAGAGCAACCAACAGTTCATCGCCGGCTAAATGACCAAGAGAATCATTGACGACTTTAAAACGGTCGCAATCAAGAAACAAGACAGCAAACTGATAGTGTGAATATTGTTTAGCATAGTTGAGCGTCTGTTCTAAACGCTCCATAAATAAAACGCGGTTAGGCAAACTCGTGAGAGCGTCATAATGTGCCATCTTCAGCAGTTTATCTTCGAGGAGCTTGCGCTCGATAATCTCCCGTTTCAGTTCTTGATTAGTGACTTCTAGCTGATGGGTGCGCTCTCTCACTCGCTCTTCGAGTAAGATGTTAAGTTGTTGATTTTGGATTTCTGCTGCTCTTAGCGCTAGTTGATTTTGAACACGGACTAATACTTCTTCTATTTGAAAAGGCTTGGTAATATAGTCTGCACCTCCGACTGCAAAAGCTTGGACTTTATTAATAGCCTCATTAGAAGCACTCAGGAAAATTACCGGAATTTTGGAGGTCTCCAACTCTGCTTTGAGCTTTTCACAGACTTCATAGCCATCCATCACCGGCATCTTAATATCGAGCAAAATCAGATCGGGTACAAGCGTTTGCACAGCAGTCAACGCCATCTGCCCACTTAACGCTTTGCGAACGTTATACCCCTGACCATTGAGCATGGTAGAGAGAAGACGTAAGTTTTCAGGGGTGTCGTCAACAATGAGGATGTCTTTTTGGGTAAGGTCAACCTGATAAGAATTCATCTCAAGTTTGTTGAAATTATTGATTTAATGCTGCTCATTGATGTGGTAAATGGTAAAAAATCCCACCGTCCCTCTCAATCTCCCGATTCTAGCCCAAAGCCGGTTGAGATAATTGCATAATTTTATCAAAACGAAAATTGTCCACTAAGTCAGTTAAAGCGATAGCCAGCGCGGCATTTTCTTTAGGAATTTGCTCAATCAGTTCCAACAGCAACAAATCGCTACCTTGAGAAGCAGCATGATAGAGCTGTTGCACCCAATGTGCCGGCATCACTTGCAAACCAGACGGCTCCAACCGTGTTGAAATGGGGCGCCCTTCTGGGGTAAAACCGGCTCTAGAACACTCGTTGGCTGGAGTTTCATAGAGATAGCGCACCCCTAAATGTTGGCTGATTTTTAGCAGCATTTCCTGTTCTCGGAACGGTTTGCGAACGAAGTCATCACAACCGGCATCCAAAATTACTTGGCGATCTTCTTCAAAGGCGCTAGCAGTTAAGGCAATAATCACAGTCGATTTACCTAATTCAGTGGCTTTGATGCGTTTGGTAGCTTCATAGCCATCCATCACCGGCATCTGCATATCCATCCAGATTAGGTGGGGTTGCCAGCTTTGCCACAGTGTTATACCTTGAGAACCGTTCTCAGCCTCTTTCACCTCAAAACCGAGGGAAGTTAACATTTTGAATAAGAACAGCCGATTGGTTGGTTTATCCTCAACAATCAATAGTCGGTAGGTAGGTTGGTTGGGGGCTAACCCCACGATCTTCTCAGTGGCCGATTCTGTAGAATTGAGTTCACAACTCAAAACCGGCACCACCTGAATATTAAACTCAAACACACTGCCCACCCCAACTGTACTGCTCAGGCTAAGATTTCCCCCCATTAGTTGCACAAACTTTTGCGAGATGGGTAAACCCAAACCCGTGCCGGCACTTGACTTGAGTCCGGAACTGGTTTGTCCAAAAGCTTCAAACAACTTATCAAACTCCTTCGGGTCAATACCCACTCCTGTATCGACCACTTCAAATCGCAGCCTCACCGGCAGCTTTGAGGAAACAATGGATTCAACGCTAACACGCAGGGTTACACTGCCTTTTTCCGTGAATTTAATCGCATTGCCCAGCAAATTAATTAAAACTTGACGCAATTTACTTTCGTCGGTTTTAACATATTGCGGCACGTCTTGAGCGTGTTCAAAACTTAGGTTTAACCCTTTGTCTCTGGCTTTAATTTGTAGTAACTCAAACAGATTGTCTAGCAGGCGATAGAGGTCAAATTCATTTTCATGCAGTGTGGTTCGCCCTGCCTCAATTTTTGACATCTCCAAAACATCGTTAATCAATTCCAGCAGATGTTCCCCACTGCGCGAAATAATCCCTACCGACTGCCGGTGTTCTGTATTTAAGCTGGAGTCTCGGTTCATCAGTTGAGTAAAGCCGAGAATCGCATTGAGTGGAGTTCTCAATTCGTGGCTCATATTAGCCAAGAATTCACTTTTGGCGCGGTTCGCACTATCGGCGGCAACTTTAGCTTTCATCAGTTCCACCGATTGTTGTTGAGTTTGGGCAAGCAGTTGTGCTTGCTGGATAGCCACTCCCAATTGTGCGCCGATCTGAACGACCATTTTAATTTCCGCCGATTGCCAGTGGCGAGGGCCGCTATTTTGGTAGGTGGCCAGTAATCCCCATAACTGGTTACTACAGAAGATGGGCACGATGATGTAGGCTCGTGCTTGGAATCGTTCTAAGAGTTCCAGGTAACATTGATCGAAGCCGGCTTTGTAGATGTCTGGTACGCACGTGTAACTGCGTCCTTGTTTATAGATTCCGCCGGCAGTTTCTTGTAGGTAAGTGTCGTTTACTGTGCTATCTTCCCTCCCCAAGATTGGAGCGACACAATCGGCTTTATCAACCGCGACTTTCTTGAGATCAGATTGCTGCTTTTGTTCTTCTACAAGCACTTTCCAGCCGGCTGCCACCGATTCTGATACGAATTCCCCACTCCAGTCTGGGTTGAACCGATAGACTGCGACGCGTTCGCAGTTTAATGCTTGGCGCAACTCTTGGGTAGTGGCGCTAAATATTGAATCGATTTCTAAGGTTTGCCGCATTCGCTGAATCACGAAGGCAATGGCTTTTTCTCGTTCTGCGCTCTCTTGTAGGGCTAACTCCGCCTGCTTGCGGTCTGTGATGTCAATCACTAAACCATCCCAGATAATACTGCCATTCGGTTGCGGGTCAGGCCGAGCGTTGCCTCGTAGCCATTTGAGTTCGCCGGCAACGAAAACTCGCCAGATGCAATCCCAAGGTTTAAGCGTCTGTGCTGAAATTGCAATTGAGCGATTGAGACTGTCAATATCATCCGGATGCGTCAGCTTCCAAGACGCGCTAGCATTCTCTACCACCGCCTCTGGTTCTAGCCCAAAGATTTCGCGGCTGCCGGCGCTGGCATATAGAAAAGCTCTTGAACCATCGGGGTAGAGAATAAATTGATAAATCATCCCCGGTACGTTCTCTGCCAAATTCTTATATCGGCTATTGGTGTGTTGCAGTGCCGCTTGTGCTTCTTGACGTGCCTGACTGATGGCGATGAACTCGTTGACTAATTTCAACAAATTAATCTCTTCTTGGCTCCACAGCTTTGAGGCGTGAACCGCATCGAGACCCATAAAGCCTAAAACCTTGTCAGAGTAAAGCGTGGGAACGGCAAGCCGAGACTGAAAGGATATAACTTCTTGATCGGCTGCTGCGGCATTTGTGAGTAAGAACTCGGCGGGGATTTGAACAGTTTTGCCACTCAATAGCTGGCTGTGACCCCACACATCAGTCTCAATCGGCCACAGTTGGAACTTATTAATCAATGGCTTAATTTCTTTGTCGCACCACTCGTGGGTCATCATTAAGTAGCGCTGGTTGTCGCAGTAACGGAAAAGATAGGTGCGCTCGCTCCCCAGGAACTCACCCACGGCTTGCAGGGTAAAATCTATGGCATTGTCTAGGTTTTCGTCAATGAAGATCCGGGAAATACGGCTGAGCAAACTGTCCATTTCGGCTCTTTTTGTCAGCAAGTCGTCTGCTAATTTACGCTCTAGTTCTACTCCTGCTCTGGCAACAAAAATTTGTAAAATCATTTCTTTGCCTGGCTCGTGAGCCATTGGCTGCACGTCGAGAACAGCTAAATTGCCGATTGTATTGCCGTCAGAATCTCGGAGCGGAATTCCCCAGTAGCTTTGTGCGCCTAATTGAACCAAAGCTTGGTGAGTTGGAAAAAGTTGTTGCAGTCCTGACGGGTAAAAGCGAACGATTCCTTCCACGACATTTTCGCAAGGGGTGCCGGCTAACTCGTAGTCGAAATTTTCGCCAAAGTCTTCGCCCATCCAGAATGCTAAGGTTCGCAATTTAGTGTGGGTATGATCGGCAAATTGGGAGACTAAGGCGTAACGAACTCCCAAAATTTGGGCGAGATAGCGGACACAAGAGCGAAAGAACTCATTACCGGCTGCAGAAGCTGTCCCCTCAGCAATTAATTGCAGTGCCGCTTCTCTCTGCTTGCGTTCGGTAATATCGGTATGGGAACCGGCTACACGGTAGGGTTGGCCGGTTACATCCCACAAGCCTAATCCACGGGTGAGAATCCAACGATAGCTGCCATCTTTATGTAATGCTCGGAACTCCACCTCGTAGTTGGGAATTTTTTTGGCTAAATAGGCAAGCAGCACTGCAAACACTCGATCTGAATCTTCTGGGAGCAAAACTTTTTTGAAGGACTCTATGTTGTTGGCAATTTCTGAATCTTCATAGCCCAACATACTTTTCCATCGGGGGGAAAGATAGGCATAGCCGGTGTGAAGATTCCAGTCCCAAATCCCGTCGTTAACTCCTTCGACAGCTAAGGCAAACCGCTCTTCACTTTCCCTGAGGGCGGCTTCAGCTTGTTTCTGATTTGTGATCTCGCTGAGGGTGCAAATAACTCGCTCGACGCTCCCATCTTCAGCAAGTTGCGGTCTGGCATTCACTAACAGCCATGTTTGCCGAACCGGGCATGAAGGATAAGGGGTAGAAGCCGAATTTTTTTCCTCGTTTATCTTTTCCTCTTCATAATTTATTTGGATTGCCATGACTATGTTGTTAATCGGTTGGTGCAGAGCAATCGCCTGTTGCACGGGGAGTTCTGTCAGTGAGAAAGGTGTAAGATCTTCACGCAGGAAAAGCCTATTTGCACCAAATACTTGTTGTTCTAAATTTTCTGACTTGAGCTTGAGAAGATTAATCGCGGCCTGATTACAAATCACAATTTCGGCATTGGAATTGAGCAGCAAAACACCGACTTCCATTTCGCTGATCAGCATCCGAAAGCGTTTTTCACTTTCTTGCAAGGCTTGCTGCCGTACTAAGTAAGCTGCTAAACGCTGGTCGAACAGAGACGTTAAGAGGGCCAAGCTTAAAATAAATAAAGTCGCAATCCCAATGGCCATCGCCAGCCAGGACTGATTCATTGCTGATGGCTGCTCTACCGGCAAATGCTTGTAGGGAATAAAATGAGTCGCCACCATGCCGGTGTAGTGCATCCCGCTGATGGCTATTCCCATAATCAAGGCGCTGCCGAATTTCTGCCAGATCAGTCCTTTTGAGGATTTATTCTGTAGCCTAAAAGCTAGCCAAAGGGCGGCAAAAGAGGCGGTGATGGCGATGGCAACGGATAGGCTGACGAACCTCCAGTCATACTCTATCCTTGCCTGGAGTCGCATTGCTGCCATGCCGGTGTAGTGCATCCAAGCGATAGCTATTCCCATGCATACACCACCGCCGGTTAAAAGCGGTATTGAAACAGAGCGACTCAATAGCCACAAAGCAATGCTAGAGGCAAGAATCCCGCACATCAGCGAGAACAGGGTGATCCCAACATCGTAGCTGACAGACTCAGGTAATTGGAAAGCGAGCATGGCAATGAAGTGCATTGACCAAATGCCGGTTCCCATTGCCACCGCGCCACCAAGGAGCCAAAAGAGGCGTCCCCGTTCGACAGCAGAGCGCACGCGTGCGGCTAAGTCTAAGGCGGTGTAAGAGGCAATGACCGAGATCGCAAAGGAAAATATTGCTAAACCTAAGTTGTAAGTGCCGGCCATTCCGATATGCATATTTTTTTTAAAGTTACAGATTGCTAAAAACTAATTAGTATCAAGTTCTGGAAGACACTTTTTTGATGATAGCTTCCCTTTCCTCCCATTTATTTATTGATTTAATGCTAACCTAATTTTTTAATCTCCCATTCGAAAAAAAATTAGTTTTTGAGGCTTATATTGTTAACAACAAGAAAGATAAATTTATTGTTAAATCTTAATAAGATTATTTTTGAATCTATCTATTTAGTTTTTAAGCTTTCTCAACGAAAGGAGATTGAGATAATTCCATAATTTTATCAAAACGAAAATTCTCCACTAAATCAGTTAAAGCGATAGCTAGAGAGGAATGTTGTGGTGGAATCTGCTCAATGAGTTGTAACATCAAAAAATCGCTGCCTTGAGAGCCGGCATGATAGAGCTGTTCCGCCCAATGAGCCGGCATCACTTGTAACGATGAAGCAGACAGCTTAAACGCACAACCAAGCAATTCATCCTGGATGGCATCGGCTTGTTGGCTCTGTGGGACGTTGTTAGCTTCGTAAATATATTGCACCCCTAAATGTTCGCTGATTTTCAGCAACAGTTCTTGTTCTCGGAACGGTTTGCGAATGAAGTCATCACAACCGGCATCCAAAATTACTTGGCGATCTTCTTCAAAGGCGCTAGCAGTTAAGGCAATAATCAC is a genomic window containing:
- a CDS encoding MHYT domain-containing protein, with protein sequence MHIGMAGTYNLGLAIFSFAISVIASYTALDLAARVRSAVERGRLFWLLGGAVAMGTGIWSMHFIAMLAFQLPESVSYDVGITLFSLMCGILASSIALWLLSRSVSIPLLTGGGVCMGIAIAWMHYTGMAAMRLQARIEYDWRFVSLSVAIAITASFAALWLAFRLQNKSSKGLIWQKFGSALIMGIAISGMHYTGMVATHFIPYKHLPVEQPSAMNQSWLAMAIGIATLFILSLALLTSLFDQRLAAYLVRQQALQESEKRFRMLISEMEVGVLLLNSNAEIVICNQAAINLLKLKSENLEQQVFGANRLFLREDLTPFSLTELPVQQAIALHQPINNIVMAIQINYEEEKINEEKNSASTPYPSCPVRQTWLLVNARPQLAEDGSVERVICTLSEITNQKQAEAALRESEERFALAVEGVNDGIWDWNLHTGYAYLSPRWKSMLGYEDSEIANNIESFKKVLLPEDSDRVFAVLLAYLAKKIPNYEVEFRALHKDGSYRWILTRGLGLWDVTGQPYRVAGSHTDITERKQREAALQLIAEGTASAAGNEFFRSCVRYLAQILGVRYALVSQFADHTHTKLRTLAFWMGEDFGENFDYELAGTPCENVVEGIVRFYPSGLQQLFPTHQALVQLGAQSYWGIPLRDSDGNTIGNLAVLDVQPMAHEPGKEMILQIFVARAGVELERKLADDLLTKRAEMDSLLSRISRIFIDENLDNAIDFTLQAVGEFLGSERTYLFRYCDNQRYLMMTHEWCDKEIKPLINKFQLWPIETDVWGHSQLLSGKTVQIPAEFLLTNAAAADQEVISFQSRLAVPTLYSDKVLGFMGLDAVHASKLWSQEEINLLKLVNEFIAISQARQEAQAALQHTNSRYKNLAENVPGMIYQFILYPDGSRAFLYASAGSREIFGLEPEAVVENASASWKLTHPDDIDSLNRSIAISAQTLKPWDCIWRVFVAGELKWLRGNARPDPQPNGSIIWDGLVIDITDRKQAELALQESAEREKAIAFVIQRMRQTLEIDSIFSATTQELRQALNCERVAVYRFNPDWSGEFVSESVAAGWKVLVEEQKQQSDLKKVAVDKADCVAPILGREDSTVNDTYLQETAGGIYKQGRSYTCVPDIYKAGFDQCYLELLERFQARAYIIVPIFCSNQLWGLLATYQNSGPRHWQSAEIKMVVQIGAQLGVAIQQAQLLAQTQQQSVELMKAKVAADSANRAKSEFLANMSHELRTPLNAILGFTQLMNRDSSLNTEHRQSVGIISRSGEHLLELINDVLEMSKIEAGRTTLHENEFDLYRLLDNLFELLQIKARDKGLNLSFEHAQDVPQYVKTDESKLRQVLINLLGNAIKFTEKGSVTLRVSVESIVSSKLPVRLRFEVVDTGVGIDPKEFDKLFEAFGQTSSGLKSSAGTGLGLPISQKFVQLMGGNLSLSSTVGVGSVFEFNIQVVPVLSCELNSTESATEKIVGLAPNQPTYRLLIVEDKPTNRLFLFKMLTSLGFEVKEAENGSQGITLWQSWQPHLIWMDMQMPVMDGYEATKRIKATELGKSTVIIALTASAFEEDRQVILDAGCDDFVRKPFREQEMLLKISQHLGVRYLYETPANECSRAGFTPEGRPISTRLEPSGLQVMPAHWVQQLYHAASQGSDLLLLELIEQIPKENAALAIALTDLVDNFRFDKIMQLSQPALG
- a CDS encoding GGDEF domain-containing response regulator, producing MNSYQVDLTQKDILIVDDTPENLRLLSTMLNGQGYNVRKALSGQMALTAVQTLVPDLILLDIKMPVMDGYEVCEKLKAELETSKIPVIFLSASNEAINKVQAFAVGGADYITKPFQIEEVLVRVQNQLALRAAEIQNQQLNILLEERVRERTHQLEVTNQELKREIIERKLLEDKLLKMAHYDALTSLPNRVLFMERLEQTLNYAKQYSHYQFAVLFLDCDRFKVVNDSLGHLAGDELLVALARRVEGLLSKNDTIARLGGDEFAFLLTEVEALNCATQVAGRILKAFSLPFPLKRQEVFINASIGIALGNCSYEQPEHLLRDADTAMYRAKTSGKGQYRVFEPAMHDAAVESLHLETDLRRAVNQQELILHYQPIIALNTGTIVGFEALVRWHHRQRGLIPPGAFIPLAEETGLINPIGTWVLREACRQLHLWNQARLTKYPLTMSVNLSVRQFAQPDLIEQIDQILKETQLDPHTIKLEITESVIMDNAKSAANVLQKLRERHIELSIDDFGTGYSSLSYLHSFPVDNLKIDRAFVRHMDGNPDNLGLVPAIMSIAEAFKMNVIAEGIETGEQLAQLRNLNCSFGQGYLFSKPLAEKQATDLIISAPHW
- a CDS encoding sensor histidine kinase, which produces MLSQMIHHPHSLQKPDILIVDDTPDNIRFLSSILVEQGYSVRKAINGKMALTAAKTVTPDLILLDINMPEMNGYEVCEVLKKDDETRTIPVIFLSALDDVLDKVKAFQVGGVDYITKPFHLEEILVRIQNQLTIQTLQNKLQTQNTQLKNALTELKTTQAQLIHKEKMLSLSQLVAGIAHEINNPISFIAGNLTPARQYIKELLKLLDLYQQEYPNPSVSIQEAIQQIDLTFLVVDLEKLISSMQTGVDRVHTIILALRIFSRLGESDIKAVDIHEGIDSALVLLQPQLRQEGSRAEIKVIKNYGNLPLITCYASQMNQVFLNLLKNAVDALELGIGKDFPESSPPTIWISTELTGLESITIRVKDNGAGISEEVQSRLFDPFFTTKEVGKGSGLGLSTSYQIVVEKHKGKLTCNSFPEKGAEFVVEIPVYLIKK